One window from the genome of Haloprofundus halobius encodes:
- a CDS encoding YqaA family protein, giving the protein MERAVEHATGWFGLVIIFVYSFLIAFALPGVSEVVLAAPLNLGLDYAGRMTVIILVSATGKAAGSLFAFHIGQEAKDSGIILRWLQRLPVDIVAWSEKQTMTIARKWGHGGLAIALCVPFFPDTLSIYAFSILEEDYLKFAGATFVGSAGRLLVTLALVHGAAALL; this is encoded by the coding sequence ATGGAGCGCGCCGTCGAACACGCCACCGGCTGGTTCGGCCTCGTCATCATCTTCGTCTACTCGTTTCTCATCGCCTTCGCGCTGCCGGGCGTGAGCGAAGTCGTCCTCGCCGCGCCGCTGAACCTCGGTCTCGACTACGCCGGGCGGATGACGGTCATCATCCTCGTCAGCGCCACCGGCAAGGCCGCAGGAAGTCTGTTCGCGTTTCACATCGGCCAGGAGGCCAAGGACTCCGGAATCATCTTACGGTGGCTCCAGCGGCTACCGGTCGACATCGTCGCGTGGTCCGAGAAACAGACGATGACCATCGCGCGCAAGTGGGGGCACGGCGGCCTCGCCATCGCGCTCTGCGTTCCGTTTTTCCCGGACACGCTCTCGATATACGCCTTCTCGATACTGGAGGAGGATTATCTGAAGTTCGCGGGGGCGACGTTCGTCGGCAGCGCCGGTCGGCTCCTCGTCACGCTGGCGCTCGTCCACGGCGCCGCCGCGCTGTTGTGA
- the metG gene encoding methionine--tRNA ligase, translating to MSHEQFPTEKPAVVTCGLPYANGDLHVGHLRTYVGGDVYSRALRKLGQQTAFVSGSDMHGTPVAVNAEKEGVTPEEFALGWHERYEETFPKFNVEFDNYGHTHDETNTELTKEFVRTLDENGHVYEKTIMVAYDPEEDQYLPDRYVEGECPYCGAKARGDECDEGCQRHLEPGEIVDPVSTITGNPAEYRERTHKFFRVSEFQEYLQEFIDRLEGTSNAQNQPREWIEGDLQDWCITRDMDWGIDYPGEEGDGTEELVLYVWVDAPIEYVASTKQYTERVGAEEYDWTEVWQDEGDIVHVIGRDIIQHHTVFWPAMLRGVGYEEPRAVMASGFVTLGGKGFSTSRNRAVWADEYLDEGFDPDLLRYYLATNGGFQQDVDFSWSKFQERVNGELVGTVGNFLYRSLLFAYRNYEGTPNADVSEEVQNRIEGAIRDFGEAVNDYSVRKAGLATVELARFGNEYIQRNEPWKLTDEEPEKAAQVIRDCVQIAKAVAVLFEPVAPGKSERLWDALGEEGSVHDAEIHAALDAPPESFGEPTELFEKIEDERVEELNEKLDERVAEATEDKEEIDEGTESDESETDATSGVSDLEPIAEDRISFDEFQALDLRVGEIVSAEGVDGADKLAKLEVDIGHEIRQIVAGIKQLHDLDSLVGERVVVVANLEKAELFGVESNGMLLAAGEEADILTTHGDSVPGTKVR from the coding sequence ATGAGTCACGAGCAGTTCCCCACGGAGAAGCCAGCGGTGGTGACCTGCGGGTTGCCGTACGCCAACGGCGACCTGCACGTCGGCCACCTCCGAACGTACGTCGGCGGCGACGTCTACTCGCGCGCGCTACGCAAACTCGGCCAGCAGACCGCCTTCGTCAGCGGGTCGGATATGCACGGCACCCCCGTCGCCGTCAACGCCGAGAAGGAGGGCGTCACCCCCGAGGAGTTCGCCCTCGGCTGGCACGAGAGGTACGAGGAGACGTTCCCCAAGTTCAACGTCGAGTTCGACAACTACGGCCACACCCACGACGAGACGAATACCGAACTGACCAAGGAGTTCGTCCGCACGCTCGACGAGAACGGCCACGTCTACGAGAAGACGATCATGGTCGCCTACGACCCCGAGGAGGACCAGTACCTCCCGGACCGCTACGTCGAGGGCGAGTGCCCGTACTGCGGGGCGAAAGCCCGCGGCGACGAGTGCGACGAGGGCTGTCAGCGCCACCTCGAACCCGGCGAAATCGTCGACCCCGTCAGCACCATCACGGGTAACCCCGCCGAGTACCGCGAGCGGACGCACAAGTTCTTCCGCGTCTCCGAGTTCCAGGAGTACCTGCAGGAGTTCATCGACCGCCTCGAAGGCACCTCGAACGCCCAGAACCAGCCCCGCGAGTGGATCGAGGGCGACCTGCAGGACTGGTGTATCACCCGCGACATGGACTGGGGTATCGACTATCCGGGCGAAGAAGGGGACGGTACCGAGGAGTTAGTTCTCTACGTCTGGGTCGACGCTCCCATCGAGTACGTCGCCTCGACGAAGCAGTACACCGAACGCGTCGGCGCGGAGGAGTACGACTGGACCGAGGTCTGGCAGGACGAGGGCGACATCGTACACGTCATCGGCCGCGACATCATCCAACACCACACCGTCTTCTGGCCCGCGATGCTCCGCGGCGTCGGCTACGAGGAACCGCGCGCCGTGATGGCCAGCGGTTTCGTTACGCTCGGCGGGAAGGGCTTTTCCACCTCGCGGAACAGAGCAGTTTGGGCCGACGAGTACCTCGACGAAGGGTTCGACCCCGACCTGCTCCGGTACTACCTCGCCACCAACGGCGGCTTCCAGCAGGACGTCGACTTCTCGTGGTCGAAGTTCCAAGAGCGCGTCAACGGCGAACTCGTCGGCACCGTCGGAAACTTCCTCTACCGGTCGCTCTTGTTCGCGTACCGGAACTACGAGGGAACGCCTAACGCCGACGTCTCCGAGGAGGTCCAGAACCGAATCGAGGGCGCGATTCGTGACTTCGGCGAGGCGGTCAACGACTACTCGGTCCGGAAAGCAGGCCTCGCGACGGTCGAACTCGCCCGCTTCGGCAACGAGTACATCCAGCGAAACGAGCCGTGGAAGCTCACCGACGAAGAACCGGAGAAGGCGGCGCAGGTCATCCGCGACTGCGTCCAGATAGCCAAAGCCGTCGCCGTGCTCTTCGAACCGGTCGCACCCGGCAAATCCGAGCGCCTCTGGGACGCTCTCGGCGAAGAGGGCTCGGTCCACGACGCGGAGATTCACGCGGCGCTCGACGCACCGCCCGAGTCGTTCGGCGAGCCGACCGAGTTGTTCGAGAAGATAGAGGACGAGCGCGTCGAGGAGCTAAACGAGAAACTCGACGAGCGAGTCGCGGAAGCGACCGAAGACAAGGAAGAAATAGACGAGGGAACCGAAAGCGACGAGTCGGAAACGGACGCCACCTCGGGCGTGAGCGACCTCGAACCCATCGCGGAAGACCGAATCAGCTTCGACGAGTTCCAGGCGCTCGACCTTCGCGTCGGCGAAATCGTCTCCGCAGAAGGCGTCGACGGCGCGGACAAACTCGCGAAACTCGAAGTCGACATCGGCCACGAGATTCGACAAATCGTCGCCGGTATCAAACAGCTACACGACCTCGACTCGCTCGTCGGCGAGCGCGTCGTCGTCGTCGCCAATCTCGAAAAGGCAGAACTGTTCGGCGTCGAGTCCAACGGGATGCTCCTCGCGGCGGGCGAGGAGGCCGACATCCTGACGACGCACGGCGACTCGGTGCCGGGGACGAAGGTCCGGTAA
- the pyk gene encoding pyruvate kinase, translated as MRNAKIVCTLGPASDDRGTIRALADAGMSVARLNASHGTTDHRETVVDRIQAVDEATEDPLAAMVDLQGPEVRTAPLDEPITLGTGSEVHFFEGDTATPEKVGLSLPIDAAEPGATILLDDGRIEATVVRVVDDGVVARIDSGGELGGRKGVNVPGVELDIDLITEKDRREIELAAEKDADFVAASFVRDASDVYAISDAIEEAGGDIPVIAKIERAGAVENLDGIIDAAYGVMVARGDLGVECPLEDVPMIQKRIISKCHADGVPVITATEMLDSMVHARRPTRAEASDVANAVLDGTDAVMLSGETAIGDHPVRVVETMDRIVRQIEASEEYDETQEQRVPTATEESRTEALARSARYLARDIGAAAIVAASESGYTARKTAKFRPGVPVIATTPNDRVRRQLSLSWGVDAQYADYRESAEEVMQAGVNAALEAGVAESGDTLVVLSGMMTELEGTNTTNMLKVHVAAEAITTGRSVVGGRVAGPVVRSNDGDLTAIPEGSLVALDAEFDGEFTGDVDRLGGIIDAREGMTGYPALVAREIDIPMISGASLPGDVDDGTLVTLDAERGIVYDGNVVRHEAKR; from the coding sequence ATGAGAAACGCCAAAATCGTCTGCACGCTCGGCCCGGCGTCGGACGACCGAGGGACGATTCGGGCGCTCGCGGACGCCGGGATGTCCGTCGCTCGGCTGAACGCGAGTCACGGCACGACGGACCACCGAGAAACAGTCGTCGACCGCATCCAGGCGGTCGACGAAGCGACGGAAGATCCGCTGGCGGCGATGGTCGACCTGCAGGGACCCGAAGTCCGCACCGCCCCGCTGGACGAACCGATCACGCTCGGAACCGGTTCCGAGGTCCACTTCTTCGAGGGTGACACCGCGACGCCCGAGAAAGTCGGCCTCTCGCTGCCCATCGACGCCGCCGAACCCGGCGCAACCATCCTGTTGGACGACGGTCGCATCGAGGCGACGGTCGTCCGCGTCGTCGACGACGGCGTCGTCGCCCGCATCGACTCCGGCGGCGAACTCGGCGGCCGGAAGGGCGTGAACGTCCCGGGCGTCGAACTCGACATCGATCTTATCACCGAAAAGGATCGACGGGAGATAGAGCTCGCAGCCGAGAAGGACGCCGACTTCGTGGCGGCGAGTTTCGTCCGCGACGCCTCGGACGTGTACGCCATCAGCGACGCCATCGAGGAGGCGGGTGGCGACATCCCCGTCATCGCGAAAATCGAACGCGCGGGCGCGGTCGAGAACCTCGACGGCATCATCGACGCCGCCTACGGCGTGATGGTCGCCCGTGGCGACCTCGGCGTCGAGTGTCCGCTCGAAGACGTGCCGATGATACAGAAGCGCATCATCAGCAAGTGTCACGCCGACGGCGTCCCCGTCATCACCGCGACGGAGATGCTCGACTCGATGGTCCACGCGCGGCGGCCGACCCGCGCGGAAGCCTCGGACGTCGCCAACGCCGTCCTCGACGGCACCGACGCGGTGATGCTCTCCGGGGAGACGGCCATCGGCGACCACCCGGTTCGAGTCGTCGAGACGATGGACCGCATCGTCCGCCAGATAGAGGCCAGCGAGGAGTACGACGAGACCCAAGAGCAGCGCGTCCCGACGGCGACCGAAGAGTCGCGCACGGAAGCGCTCGCCCGCTCGGCGCGCTATCTCGCCCGCGACATCGGCGCGGCGGCCATCGTCGCCGCCTCCGAATCCGGCTACACGGCCCGCAAGACGGCGAAGTTCCGCCCGGGCGTCCCGGTCATCGCGACGACGCCGAACGACCGCGTCCGCCGCCAGCTGTCGCTGTCCTGGGGTGTCGACGCGCAGTACGCCGACTACCGCGAGAGCGCCGAGGAAGTGATGCAGGCCGGAGTCAACGCCGCGCTGGAGGCAGGCGTCGCCGAGAGCGGCGACACGCTCGTCGTTCTCTCGGGGATGATGACCGAACTCGAGGGGACGAACACGACGAACATGCTGAAGGTCCACGTCGCCGCCGAGGCCATCACGACCGGCCGGAGCGTCGTCGGCGGACGCGTCGCCGGTCCGGTCGTCCGTTCGAACGACGGCGACCTGACGGCGATTCCCGAGGGGTCGCTGGTGGCGCTCGACGCCGAGTTCGACGGCGAGTTCACGGGCGACGTGGACCGACTCGGGGGCATTATCGACGCGCGCGAGGGGATGACAGGGTACCCGGCGCTCGTTGCCAGAGAGATCGACATTCCGATGATAAGCGGCGCATCGCTGCCGGGAGACGTCGACGACGGGACGCTCGTCACACTCGACGCCGAGCGCGGCATCGTCTACGACGGCAACGTCGTCCGCCACGAGGCGAAGCGGTAA
- a CDS encoding DUF7312 domain-containing protein — translation MRDSHTGERDEGETGDDESEWRFGIDDVGEDAEESEAENGTQPEKRELPPLEPESPSLENSLFVLVGVLGTLVFIFSVL, via the coding sequence ATGCGCGATTCACACACCGGGGAGCGAGACGAGGGGGAGACCGGCGACGACGAGTCGGAGTGGCGCTTCGGCATCGACGACGTCGGCGAGGATGCCGAGGAGAGCGAGGCGGAGAACGGAACGCAGCCTGAGAAACGCGAACTGCCGCCGCTGGAGCCGGAGTCGCCGTCGCTGGAGAACAGCCTCTTCGTGCTCGTCGGCGTCCTCGGCACGCTGGTGTTCATCTTCAGTGTACTGTAA
- a CDS encoding NfeD family protein codes for MARPRLAQMLLQLDIGPDALPLLLVMAGLGLSIAEALAPGAHFIIVGIALLAAGLVGLFLPALASPLLLGILVLVFGALSFYVYREFDFYGGKGTAQTSDSDTLKGKTGRVTERVTPSEGQIKIAGGGFNPYYAARSYHGEIPEGTEVMVVDPGGGNVVMVESFDIVEDEIDRELAKGRREREEAADEVIEREREREEETERA; via the coding sequence ATGGCACGCCCACGTCTTGCGCAGATGCTCTTACAACTCGACATCGGCCCCGACGCTCTCCCGCTGTTGCTCGTCATGGCCGGACTCGGTCTCTCCATCGCCGAAGCGCTCGCTCCCGGTGCACACTTCATCATCGTCGGCATCGCGCTGCTGGCGGCCGGACTGGTCGGCCTCTTTCTGCCCGCACTGGCAAGTCCGCTGTTGCTCGGGATTCTCGTTCTCGTCTTCGGCGCGCTCTCCTTCTACGTCTACCGCGAGTTCGACTTCTACGGGGGGAAGGGGACCGCACAGACGTCAGACTCGGACACGCTGAAAGGCAAGACCGGCCGCGTCACCGAACGAGTGACGCCGTCGGAGGGGCAGATAAAGATCGCCGGCGGCGGCTTCAACCCCTACTACGCCGCCCGCTCGTACCACGGCGAGATTCCGGAAGGAACCGAGGTGATGGTCGTCGACCCCGGCGGCGGCAACGTCGTGATGGTCGAGTCGTTCGACATCGTCGAAGACGAGATCGACCGCGAACTGGCGAAGGGGCGACGAGAGCGCGAGGAGGCCGCCGACGAGGTCATCGAACGCGAACGCGAGCGCGAAGAGGAGACCGAACGCGCCTGA
- a CDS encoding SPFH domain-containing protein produces MDPVLLQTGLGIPILFVGVLFLLLAVLVVFQSVEIVQAYEKRALSVFGEYRKLLEPGINFIPPFVSRTYAFDMRTQTLDVPRQEAITRDNSPVTADAVVYIKVMDAKKAFLEVEDYKTAVSNLAQTTLRAVLGDMELDDTLNKRQEINARIRKELDEPTDEWGIRVESVEVREVNPSADVQQAMEQQTSAERRRRAMILEAQGERRSAVESAEGEKQSNIIRAQGEKQSQILEAQGDAISTVLRAKSAESMGERAVIDKGMETLADIGSSESTTFILPQELTSLVGRYGKQLTGSDIQEQAGLDSLDFDEETREMLGLDDIEEILGQIDQAAEMDVQQLEQEAQAVKAGDTDIKSADEVIQKANSEDEATIKDADEVIEETEQPPSSDGADDAADDEDEEEMEFDRELQ; encoded by the coding sequence ATGGACCCCGTCCTGTTACAGACCGGCCTGGGAATACCGATCCTCTTCGTGGGTGTGCTATTCCTGTTGCTGGCAGTCCTCGTAGTGTTCCAGTCAGTCGAAATCGTCCAGGCGTACGAGAAGCGTGCGCTGTCGGTGTTCGGCGAGTACCGCAAACTGCTCGAACCGGGTATCAACTTCATCCCGCCGTTCGTCTCGCGGACGTACGCCTTCGACATGCGGACCCAGACGTTAGACGTTCCCCGGCAGGAAGCGATCACGCGCGACAATTCGCCCGTGACCGCCGACGCCGTCGTCTACATTAAGGTGATGGACGCGAAGAAAGCGTTCCTCGAAGTCGAAGATTACAAGACCGCCGTCTCGAACCTCGCACAGACGACGCTGCGCGCCGTGCTCGGCGACATGGAGCTCGACGACACGCTCAACAAGCGCCAGGAGATAAACGCCCGAATCCGCAAGGAACTCGACGAACCCACCGACGAGTGGGGGATTCGCGTCGAGAGCGTCGAGGTGCGTGAGGTCAACCCCAGCGCCGACGTCCAGCAGGCGATGGAGCAGCAGACCTCCGCCGAGCGTCGTCGCCGCGCGATGATTCTCGAAGCCCAGGGTGAGCGGCGCAGCGCCGTCGAGAGCGCCGAGGGTGAGAAGCAGTCGAACATCATCCGCGCGCAGGGTGAAAAGCAGAGTCAGATTCTCGAAGCGCAGGGTGACGCTATCTCCACCGTCCTCCGCGCGAAGTCCGCCGAGTCGATGGGCGAGCGCGCGGTCATCGACAAGGGGATGGAGACGCTCGCCGACATCGGCTCCAGCGAGTCGACGACGTTCATCCTCCCGCAGGAACTCACCTCGCTCGTCGGCCGCTACGGCAAACAGCTGACCGGCAGCGACATCCAGGAGCAGGCTGGCCTCGACAGCCTCGACTTCGACGAGGAGACCCGCGAGATGCTCGGTCTCGACGATATCGAGGAGATACTCGGCCAGATAGACCAGGCAGCGGAGATGGACGTCCAACAGCTCGAACAGGAGGCGCAGGCCGTCAAAGCCGGCGACACCGACATAAAGAGCGCCGACGAGGTGATTCAGAAGGCCAACTCCGAAGACGAGGCCACCATCAAAGACGCCGACGAGGTCATCGAGGAGACAGAACAGCCGCCATCGAGTGACGGAGCCGACGACGCGGCCGACGACGAGGA